In Drosophila simulans strain w501 chromosome 3R, Prin_Dsim_3.1, whole genome shotgun sequence, a single window of DNA contains:
- the LOC6729172 gene encoding elongation of very long chain fatty acids protein F, with amino-acid sequence MRHNMVAYLYCLVRDMYAEHGDPRVAHLPLLGNLWIVLGIVALYVAFVLHYGPRWMEHRAPFELKRVMQVYNVVQVLANATIFVIGLSNTYLQPGYSWTCQPVDHTDRSPAMMKTLYASYAYYMLKYLDLLDTVFIVLRKKNSQVSFLHVYHHGGMVFGVSIFMTFLGGSHCTMLGVINLLVHTVMYAYYYAASLGAVKNLLWWKQRITQLQLMQFGYLTFHFLMVIVRNPCQFPVFIAFIGFIQNIFMFSMFFDFYYKTYIRKQRKSAEPKLKAS; translated from the exons ATGCGGCACAACATGGTGGCTTACCTGTACTGCCTGGTCAGGGATATGTACGCCGAGCACGGAGATCCCCGAGTGGCGCACTTGCCCCTGCTGGGCAATCTGTGGATCGTGCTGGGCATTGTGGCGCTGTATGTGGCCTTTGTGCTCCACTACGGACCGCGTTGGATGGAGCACCGTGCTCCCTTCGAGCTGAAACGGGTGATGCAGGTGTACAATGTGGTGCAGGTGCTGGCCAATGCCACGATATTCGTCATTGGCCTGAGCAACACGTACCTCCAGCCGGGATACAGTTGGACCTGCCAGCCAGTGGATCACACGGACAGATCGCCGGCCATGATGAAGACATTGTACGCATCGTATGCCTACTATATGCTCAAGTATCTGGATCTGCTCGACACG GTATTCATAGTGCTGCGCAAGAAGAACTCGCAGGTGAGCTTCCTGCACGTGTACCACCATGGCGGCATGGTCTTCGGCGTGTCCATCTTCATGACCTTCCTGGGCGGATCGCACTGCACCATGCTGGGGGTAATCAATCTCCTGGTGCACACGGTGATGTATGCCTACTACTATGCCGCCTCATTAGGCGCGGTGAAGAATCTTTTGTGGTGGAAGCAGCGGATTACACAGCTGCAGCTGATGCAGTTTGGCTACCTCACCTTTCATTTCCTGATGGTTATTGTCCGGAATCCGTGCCAGTTTCCCGTGTTCATCGCCTTCATCGGCTTCATCCAGAACATCTTTATGTTCTCGATGTTCTTCGACTTCTACTACAAGACCTACATACGCAAACAGCGCAAATCGGCGGAGCCCAAGCTGAAAGCCAGCTGA